GCATCACGTTTAAGATTATGTCCATTTATTCTGTAAACCATTTGAGTAAATCCTGAGCAGTCTATACCAAATGGCGTTTTTCCACCCCAAAGATAAGGTGCGTTTAAATATGAAAAAGCAGTTTTTATGAGTTCAGCTTTATCATTAATCAGTGATTGGGTATTCCCATCAAAAGAATGACCTAATATATCTAAACCATTAAGTGTAGATCCAAGCGGTATAGTAAAAATGCTATTATTTGTGTCAGAAATATATTCGAGTAAATCTGTTGAAAGTAAAGGTTGAGTATTAAATAATAATTTATATTCTGCTTCGGTAATTTCTTTATATTGTTTGTTATCTATCCATGCTTCATATTTATCATATGATATACGAATACGACTCCATTTTTTTCTTTTTTCTAATACTTTAAAGGACTCGCCATAGAGCACTTGTGAAACGAGTTCAGATTTATCACTCGGTTCAAAACGCATGGGCACAATACCAAGATTACAAATACCGTATTGCATAAAATCTATTTATGAACGCTCTAAAACAAGTGCAGATGCACCACCGCCACCATTACAGATAGCTGCAGCTCCGTATTTTGCATTATTTTGTTCTAACACATTAATCAGGGTAACTAATATTCTAGCGCCAGAACAACCTAGAGGATGTCCTAAAGAAACTGCTCCACCATTTACATTGACATTACTATCATTAAGTCCTAATATTTTCATGTTTGCAAGCCCAACTACAGAAAAAGCTTCATTAAATTCAAAATAATCAATCTCATTTAATGACAAATTTGCTTTTGCTATAGCTTTCGGTAAAGCTTTAGCAGGAGCAGTAGTAAACCATTTAGGTTCTTGTGCTGCATCTGCATAGCTTTTAATTGTGGCAAGAGGTTTTAAACCTAATTCTTCAGCTTTTTTTCTACTCATCAATACCATTGCTGCTGCTCCATCGTTGATAGTTGAAGCATTTGCAGCAGTTACTGTACCGTCTTTTGTAAATGCTGGTCGCAAAGCTGAAATTTTTTCCATCTTTACATTTGTATATTCTTGATCTCTATCAACTGTTATTGCGTCCCCACGTCTTTGTGGTACATCGACAGGTATAACTTCGTTATCAAATTTTCCAGAATCCCATGCAGCTTTTGATCGCTCGTAAGATTGGACAGCAAAAGCATCTTGGTCTTCTCTTGAGAATTTATATTCTGTAGCACAGGCATCTGCACAAACTCCCATCGCATTGTTGTCATAAGCATCAACAAGACCATCTTTTTGCATTCCATCTTCAAAAGTAGCTGGACCAAATTTAGTAGCAGTTCTTGCATGATAATAATGCGGAATCAAACTCATATTTTCCATACCGCCAGCAACAACAATGTCTGCATCTCCGAGTTGTATAGCCTGAGCAGCTTGCATTACAGCTTTCATTCCTGAGGCACAAACCTTATTAATTGTTGTACAAGGAACACTATCTGGAATACCTGCATGGATTGCAGCTTGGCGAGCTGGAGCTTGTCCTGTACCAGCCTGAACTACATTACCCATAA
This DNA window, taken from Winogradskyella sp. PC-19, encodes the following:
- a CDS encoding C40 family peptidase, with the protein product MQYGICNLGIVPMRFEPSDKSELVSQVLYGESFKVLEKRKKWSRIRISYDKYEAWIDNKQYKEITEAEYKLLFNTQPLLSTDLLEYISDTNNSIFTIPLGSTLNGLDILGHSFDGNTQSLINDKAELIKTAFSYLNAPYLWGGKTPFGIDCSGFTQMVYRINGHNLKRDASQQATQGEALSFIEESEPGDLAFFDNAEGDIIHVGIIMEDNYIIHAHGKVRIDRLDHSGIYNVETNTHTHKLRVIKKII
- a CDS encoding acetyl-CoA C-acyltransferase, with protein sequence MNKDVVIVSAVRTPIGSFLGSLSTIPAPKLGATAILAALEKINLKPELVEEVLMGNVVQAGTGQAPARQAAIHAGIPDSVPCTTINKVCASGMKAVMQAAQAIQLGDADIVVAGGMENMSLIPHYYHARTATKFGPATFEDGMQKDGLVDAYDNNAMGVCADACATEYKFSREDQDAFAVQSYERSKAAWDSGKFDNEVIPVDVPQRRGDAITVDRDQEYTNVKMEKISALRPAFTKDGTVTAANASTINDGAAAMVLMSRKKAEELGLKPLATIKSYADAAQEPKWFTTAPAKALPKAIAKANLSLNEIDYFEFNEAFSVVGLANMKILGLNDSNVNVNGGAVSLGHPLGCSGARILVTLINVLEQNNAKYGAAAICNGGGGASALVLERS